One Candidatus Binatia bacterium genomic region harbors:
- a CDS encoding ArsA-related P-loop ATPase: protein MSEGLGFPTDLLERRVHLVTGKGGVGRTTVAAAMARLAAVGGKRVLLCEIGDPDGGPSSVGACFGKPDLGPDPEPLGPPGLFGCLVWATRGHELFAHQVIPAGPLIRTALRSETLQKFVAAVPSLYELGVFYHLLRLLQETDAQGAPVHEVVVADMPATGQTLALTSLPEVLLDALPDGPIPRYMREGQAYLNDPEKCLAWVVTVPEPLPVTEAIELVDGLAKTHVTTGGLILNRVPVDPFSPAQREALKPLLAAYSLHGTRAFHQAEAVGRARAQITEATSVPVVEAPLLPRAQGATAAEVAAKLAKGWGT from the coding sequence GTGAGCGAAGGGCTTGGATTTCCGACGGACCTCCTCGAGCGTCGAGTTCATCTTGTGACGGGAAAGGGCGGGGTCGGCCGCACCACGGTTGCCGCGGCTATGGCGAGGCTTGCCGCGGTCGGCGGCAAGCGCGTTCTATTGTGCGAGATCGGCGATCCCGACGGCGGCCCATCGTCTGTAGGCGCCTGCTTTGGCAAGCCGGACCTCGGTCCGGACCCCGAGCCTCTCGGTCCGCCGGGACTCTTCGGGTGCCTTGTATGGGCCACTCGTGGTCACGAACTCTTTGCCCATCAGGTGATTCCTGCTGGTCCGTTGATTCGCACGGCATTGCGCTCCGAGACTTTACAAAAATTTGTCGCCGCTGTGCCTTCTCTTTACGAACTCGGCGTCTTCTATCATCTTTTGCGGTTGCTGCAGGAGACTGATGCGCAGGGAGCCCCGGTGCATGAAGTCGTGGTAGCCGATATGCCCGCCACCGGACAGACGCTGGCTCTGACCAGCCTGCCGGAAGTCCTCCTCGATGCGCTCCCCGACGGGCCTATTCCCCGCTATATGCGCGAGGGGCAGGCCTATCTGAATGACCCCGAGAAGTGTCTGGCCTGGGTGGTCACCGTGCCCGAACCGCTGCCGGTCACCGAGGCGATCGAGCTCGTAGATGGTCTGGCGAAGACGCACGTCACCACCGGCGGTCTCATCCTGAACCGGGTGCCTGTGGATCCTTTCTCGCCCGCGCAACGCGAGGCGCTCAAGCCGCTGCTGGCCGCATATTCGTTGCATGGCACGAGAGCTTTTCATCAGGCCGAGGCCGTCGGGAGGGCTCGTGCGCAAATCACCGAGGCAACATCGGTGCCGGTCGTCGAGGCGCCTCTCCTGCCTCGAGCACAGGGGGCAACCGCCGCAGAAGTCGCCGCTAAGTTGGCGAAAGGTTGGGGCACCTGA